The following proteins are encoded in a genomic region of Colletotrichum higginsianum IMI 349063 chromosome 9, whole genome shotgun sequence:
- a CDS encoding DENN domain-containing protein, with protein MAPSLHAHSSFTRPRTGDRDGRPTTRDQGDNNLIIPSRTSSLHSRITQPIPSTLNAKPQQRTPKTLTHAYMVCGVGREPSQWVKAPAPAQGKIGHMKGAVGQFWLPEILGSSPRLEQDNEIARSLHAAMRACFPHDVEICTGRSQPHCVHHAFVLQQDSSHTLYGICLRVWSRADEKRAETIRDLRKRTEPDYYDNPDETYWIPYCLSFLSRYPLYNLLGDYLRGMWIHWNKATNLFHAEEVSRILSFPAPRLNDLVRIDMKDYALCYQFPSSPTGFQNFAMWPLFCCLSIPNIVGVIEAAISPTRRIIFVSHYPAMLTMAAETVRYCVRVYEWSGLYVPVVHARHAKDLVQEPGPYILGITAECRSLFTAPTDALVVDLDRNFVLTSSPPTALNPSQRNKFVTRLTQSLNGDVTPSGVPPHLRSAYGGGKLVPAGQIIVMRGEVESIQDPEWWSQDSVMAVMDHVCEKMGRNTGIKAVFGGSVKKPLMTKVSMRHLNEIVRERNQYSRDALEAWQDFINLKGRMDTELNKVTKRNNYLNEELESWKQQFLKFQAFAEQLTKETQDLKAKIETHKRENRRLASLIDQQKDDNGRLNVRLGATEKQRDDALEALVLQQEIAEELERERKRNKKELAALQHTNVTILRQRDEARRVVLHLRSLIGGQSHHMEHLVQSLTKPDDLEREIEEGFEPEVGEDGVSPRDADANQARLLSAAAQANKRLSASSFKDVADRHLKDKTDAIAHIIRNIAEQCQAAVEGLQLAQDADFDERAASAARLRAQRRRSNLSATHSDDGHETQSNATSDMGDDSLLHPASGRISSIPPTPDLVPNRSSTAMSFASSAATPERSSQQYMIHQDIPTKIVEDDEDFDEDRSESETMPQQSVGKHTDSLIHRPSGARISALGGTR; from the exons ATGGCGCCTTCGCTGCACGCACACTCGTCCTTCACCCGCCCGCGGACCGGCGACCGCGATGGCCGACCTACCACCCGTGATCAGGGCGACAACAATCTGATCATCCCGAGCCGCACCTCTTCTCTCCACTCGCGCATCACCCAGCCGATTCCCTCGACACTGAACGCGAAGCCCCAGCAGCGGACTCCCAAGACACTTACTCACGCCTACATGGTTTGCGGTGTCGGCAGAGAACCTTCCCAATGGGTTAAggctcccgctcccgcccAAGGCAAGATTGGTCACATGAAGGGTGCTGTTGGTCAATTCTGGCTGCCCGAGATTCTCGGAAGCAGTCCCAGGCTGGAGCAGGATAACGAGATCGCGAGGTCCCTGCACGCTGCCATGCGG GCTTGCTTCCCCCACGATGTTGAGATCTGCACCGGCCGCAGCCAGCCTCACTGTGTCCACCATGCTTTCGTCTTGCAGCAGGACTCGTCTCACACCTTGTACGGTATCTGTCTGCGTGTGTGGTCGCGAGCCGACGAGAAGAGGGCCGAGACAATTCGCGATCTGCGCAAGAGAACCGAGCCCGACTACTACGACAACCCTGACGAGACGTACTGGATCCCGTACTGCCTGTCGTTTCTGTCTCGGTACCCGCTGTACAACCTTCTTGGAGACTACTTGCGAGGCATGTGGATCCACTGGAACAAGGCGACCAACTTGTTtcacgccgaggaggtctcGCGCATCCTCAGCTTCCCGGCCCCGAGACTCAACGACCTCGTCAGGATTGATATGAAGGACTACGCTCTTTGCTACCAGTTCCCCTCATCACCCACTGGCTTCCAGAACTTTGCCATGTGGCCCTTGTTCTGCTGCCTGTCCATCCCCAACATTGTTGGTGTTatcgaggccgccatctcgCCCACCCGCCGCATCATCTTCGTTAGTCACTACCCGGCCATGCTTACCATGGCTGCAGAGACTGTTCGATATTGCGTTCGCGTTTACGAATGGAGTGGGCTCTATGTGCCTGTTGTGCATGCTCGTCATGCCAAGGATTTGGTTCAGGAGCCGGGCCCTTACATTCTAGGCATCACCGCCGAGTGCCGCTCTCTCTTCACTGCGCCGACCGACGCCTTGGTGGTTGATCTCGACCGCAACTTTGTGCTCACCTCCAGCCCTCCGACCGCGCTAAATCCCAGCCAGCGCAACAAGTTTGTCACCCGTCTCACCCAGTCTCTCAATGGCGATGTCACTCCTTCCGGCGTCCCCCCCCATCTTCGGTCTGCGTATGGCGGTGGCAAGCTCGTCCCCGCCGGCCAGATCATCGTGATGCGTGGTGAGGTTGAGTCCATTCAGGACCCCGAGTGGTGGAGTCAGGATTCCGTCATGGCTGTCATGGACCACGTCTGCGAGAAGATGGGTCGCAACACTGGCATTAAGGCTGTCTTTGGCGGCTCCGTCAAGAAGCCTTTGATGACAAAGGTCTCGATGAGGCACCTCAACGAAATTGTCCGCGAGAGGAACCAGTACTCTCGCGATGCCCTCGAGGCCTGGCAGGATTTCATCAACCTGAAGGGTCGCATGGACACCGAGCTCAACAAGGTCACCAAGCGCAACAATTATCTcaacgaggagctcgagagcTGGAAACAGCAG TTTCTCAAGTTCCAGGCGTTCGCCGAACAGCTCACCAAGGAAACCCAGGATCTTaaggccaagatcgagacGCACAAGAGGGAGAACAGGCGTCTCGCAAGTCTCATCGACCAGCAAAAAGATGACAACGGACGTCTCAATGTCCGTCTTGGTGCTACCGAGAAGCAGCGCGACGACGCactcgaggccctcgtcctccaaCAGGAGATTGCCGAGGAGCTTGAACGCGAACGTAAGCGCAACAAGAAGGAGCTTGCTGCTCTTCAGCACACCAACGTCACCATTCTCAGACAACGTGACGAGGCTCGCCGTGTCGTGCTGCATCTTCGCAGCTTAATAGGCGGACAGAGTCACCACATGGAGCACCTGGTCCAGTCTTTGACCAAGCCTGACGACTTGGAGCGTGAGATTGAAGAGGGCTTCGAGCCGGAGGTCGGTGAGGACGGCGTCTCCCCCAGGGACGCTGATGCCAACCAGGCCCGTCTCCTCTCAGCTGCCGCCCAGGCAAACAAGAGACTCTCTGCTTCGAGTTTCAAGGACGTGGCAGACCGCCACCTCAAGGACAAGACGGATGCCATCGCGCACATCATCCGCAACATTGCTGAGCAATGCCAGGCTGCCGTTGAGGGCCTGCAGCTGGCTCAGGATGCCGACTTTGATGAAcgcgccgccagcgccgccagaCTTCGCGCTCAGCGCCGTCGCAGCAACTTGTCCGCTACCCACAGCGACGATGGTCACGAGACGCAGTCAAATGCGACGTCCGACATGGGCGACGACAGCCTCCTCCACCCCGCCTCTGGTCGGATATCCAGCATCCCCCCTACCCCGGACCTGGTCCCAAACCGAAGCAGCACGGCCATGTCATTCGCTTCCAGCGCCGCGACCCCTGAGCGGTCAAGTCAGCAGTACATGATCCACCAGGACATCCCCACCAAgatcgtcgaggacgatgaggattTCGACGAGGACCGCAGCGAGTCCGAGACGATGCCCCAGCAATCTGTTGGCAAACACACCGACAGCCTCATTCACCGCCCATCCGGCGCCCGTATCAGTGCCCTGGGTGGCACCCGCTAA